The following coding sequences are from one Brienomyrus brachyistius isolate T26 chromosome 2, BBRACH_0.4, whole genome shotgun sequence window:
- the nkx2.7 gene encoding NK2 transcription factor related 7, with amino-acid sequence MLPSPMTSTPFSVKDILKLEQQNSHHAFHQQGFFLPDQDVPPIQSSQCMQQSMEVLYSPEKPPCTPAGQAKFPVKSDSFDILRGPCSSPLEESDPSDDPGTCVHGDSPDCNKKSDDIFSDRPKQRQRRKPRVLFSQTQVFELERRFKQQRYLSAPERDHLAGVLKLTSTQVKIWFQNRRYKCKRQRQDKSLELAGHPPPPRRVAVPVLVRDGKPCLTGSQTYNPPYNVTVGTYQYNTYYGGYGNNPYSCSYPGVPAGPSATQASGHIVNMNLGMGNADGSLSQQGHFQATLQGIRAW; translated from the exons ATGCTTCCTAGTCCTATGACTTCTACGCCGTTCTCTGTTAAGGACATTCTCAAGTTGGAGCAACAGAACTCCCACCACGCTTTCCATCAGCAAGGATTTTTCCTTCCAGACCAGGATGTCCCACCCATTCAGTCTTCGCAGTGCATGCAGCAAAGCATGGAGGTTCTGTACAGTCCGGAGAAGCCGCCGTGCACGCCGGCCGGACAAGCAAAATTCCCCGTAAAGTCGGACAGCTTTGACATCCTGAGGGGGCCTTGCAGCTCCCCGCTGGAAGAGAGTGATCCGAGCGACGACCCAG GGACCTGTGTGCACGGCGACTCGCCGGACTGTAACAAGAAGAGCGACGATATTTTCTCGGACCGACCGAAGCAGAGACAGCGCAGGAAGCCGCGGGTCCTCTTTTCTCAGACGCAGGTGTTCGAGCTGGAGCGTCGCTTCAAGCAGCAGCGGTACCTGTCTGCGCCTGAACGCGACCACCTCGCCGGCGTCCTCAAGCTCACCTCCACCCAAGTTAAAATCTGGTTCCAGAACCGGAGATATAAGTGTAAGCGACAGAGACAAGATAAGTCCCTTGAATTAGCTGGACATCCTCCCCCACCACGAAGGGTGGCAGTGCCGGTGCTCGTGCGGGATGGCAAACCTTGCCTTACGGGATCCCAGACATATAACCCCCCATACAACGTAACAGTTGGCACTTATCAGTACAACACCTATTATGGCGGCTACGGCAATAATCCGTACAGTTGCAGTTACCCAGGGGTGCCAGCCGGCCCTAGTGCCACACAAGCCAGCGGCCACATCGTGAATATGAATCTCGGCATGGGCAACGCGGATGGAAGCTTGAGCCAACAGGGACACTTTCAGGCAACATTACAAGGAATTAGAGCGTGGTGA